From a single Chitinophaga sp. Cy-1792 genomic region:
- a CDS encoding TolC family protein translates to MTNRLALHAFLMLLGVFCCSRIKAQTADTLRLSLSDAEKMLLQKNIPLLAQRYNIDSAKAGVITARLYDNPQVTFENVLYSHTEQKWFDFGYEGENTLQVTQLFKLAGQRNKAVKLAQSGVKMSEYQFFDLLRTLRFSLCDNFYDLYYKQKSLATYGSQISFLQQVVKVFEAQKAMGNIAPKEIIRLKSLLYDLQHDELQLRQDVQQTQSDLALLIRIPATAVIIPELPATDHLPAASGFSYGALLDTAMHNRYDLKIAQENVNYNNLNLRLQKSMAVPDMQLGFSYDKQGNFERNYNGLNISMPLPFFNRNQGNIKVAKATLESSKLQLDGQQDQLEHEVMNSMKEALATEKLLQEFDPGFENDYTAMMAEIEKNYKLHNIGLLEFIDLYDAYRNNVLKMNELKYDRLSALEKLNFTTGSLIFHP, encoded by the coding sequence ATGACGAATAGACTAGCTTTACATGCTTTCCTAATGTTGCTAGGCGTCTTTTGCTGTAGCAGAATAAAGGCCCAGACAGCAGACACGCTCCGGCTTTCCCTATCTGATGCAGAAAAGATGCTGCTTCAGAAAAATATCCCTCTCCTGGCCCAACGCTATAATATCGACTCTGCCAAAGCAGGGGTGATCACGGCAAGGCTATACGACAATCCACAGGTTACCTTTGAAAATGTACTGTACAGCCATACTGAACAAAAATGGTTTGATTTCGGCTATGAAGGAGAAAACACCCTACAGGTAACACAGCTTTTTAAACTGGCCGGACAAAGAAACAAGGCAGTGAAGCTGGCGCAAAGCGGTGTAAAAATGAGCGAATACCAGTTTTTTGACCTGCTCCGTACACTGCGGTTCAGTCTCTGTGACAACTTCTACGACTTGTATTATAAACAAAAGTCGCTGGCTACCTACGGCAGCCAGATTTCCTTTTTACAGCAGGTAGTAAAAGTATTCGAAGCGCAAAAAGCCATGGGCAATATTGCGCCTAAGGAAATCATCCGCCTCAAGTCATTATTATATGACCTGCAACATGATGAGCTGCAATTAAGGCAGGATGTACAGCAAACCCAGTCCGACCTCGCCCTGCTTATTCGTATTCCGGCTACCGCTGTTATCATTCCTGAACTGCCTGCTACCGACCATCTGCCGGCAGCATCCGGCTTCAGCTACGGCGCACTGCTGGATACCGCCATGCATAACAGGTACGATCTCAAAATCGCCCAGGAAAATGTCAACTATAATAACCTGAACCTGCGCTTACAGAAATCTATGGCAGTGCCAGACATGCAACTGGGCTTTTCCTATGATAAGCAAGGCAACTTCGAAAGAAACTACAATGGGCTGAACATCAGCATGCCGCTGCCTTTCTTCAATCGTAACCAGGGAAATATCAAAGTGGCCAAAGCGACCCTCGAAAGCAGCAAACTGCAACTCGACGGACAGCAGGACCAGCTGGAACATGAAGTCATGAACAGCATGAAAGAAGCACTGGCAACAGAAAAGCTGCTGCAGGAATTTGATCCTGGCTTCGAAAACGACTATACAGCCATGATGGCGGAGATAGAGAAGAACTACAAACTACATAACATCGGTTTGCTGGAGTTTATAGATCTCTATGATGCATATCGTAATAACGTCCTGAAAATGAATGAGCTGAAGTACGACCGGCTCAGTGCCCTCGAAAAGCTCAATTTCACCACCGGTTCGCTCATTTTCCATCCTTAA
- a CDS encoding Panacea domain-containing protein → MYKVETIANYFIEKGIAVEDPLDQLRLQKLLYYAYGWGLVMSDREKLFDAPIQTWQCGPIIFKLFHMLKRYGMAELDEPIYRFENSSFNWLLINFTPRRLNPRKERDKRIMGFLDSIWQAYSGMEPSKLAKTLVDKGTPWDKLRKKYGRVPNGTLIDDQMLIDYFLPLKEKQQHQQ, encoded by the coding sequence ATGTACAAGGTAGAAACCATCGCCAATTATTTTATTGAGAAGGGGATCGCAGTAGAAGATCCACTGGACCAGCTCAGGTTACAGAAACTTCTCTATTATGCCTATGGCTGGGGACTTGTAATGTCAGACAGAGAGAAATTGTTTGATGCCCCAATTCAAACCTGGCAATGTGGCCCGATTATTTTTAAGTTATTCCATATGCTAAAACGATATGGAATGGCTGAACTGGATGAGCCTATTTACAGGTTCGAAAATTCTTCTTTCAACTGGCTGTTAATTAATTTTACGCCTCGACGATTAAATCCCAGAAAAGAACGCGACAAGCGCATCATGGGATTTTTAGACTCTATTTGGCAGGCGTATTCAGGAATGGAGCCCAGTAAGCTGGCTAAAACCCTGGTTGACAAAGGCACTCCCTGGGATAAACTACGAAAAAAATATGGCCGGGTGCCTAATGGGACGCTCATCGATGATCAGATGCTAATAGACTATTTTCTCCCATTAAAAGAAAAGCAGCAACATCAACAGTAA
- a CDS encoding HAMP domain-containing sensor histidine kinase: MKIRHRLSLQFTLISGIILTVVFVMIYLLSARYVRNNFYKLLQVRALVTAQVYLEKDELTKKKFLEIEKSYRQSIPDEASNIYDENDKPVFIETVKYNWPVSLLNAVRRNEIYRFSFRDKYGLGMYYPDNQGNFVVIVTARNAQGEQTLQYLLWSLVCMGVLALLVIYLMSQWYASRALQPIQRINRQVKKIRASNLHLRVKRGKNKDEIDDLALNFNELLERIESAFEMQRSFVSNASHELRTPLTTIIGEIEVTMQKERTAAEYQETLVTLLDESEKLKIITDGLLQLTRVDAVLNPAQAETIRLDELLWEMQSFWQQQQPPLELKVNLKGLPEDPAAMAIPGNRQLLTLAINNIIRNAFKFSHNAPVDARLQVTDTNLVLSVSDTGIGIAREEMEKIFLPLYRAGNALSFGGYGIGLAMTQKILQLHQATVTVSSVVGEGTTFHIFFTTNQNG, from the coding sequence ATGAAGATCCGCCATCGGCTTTCCCTGCAGTTTACCCTGATATCCGGTATCATTTTAACGGTAGTATTTGTGATGATTTACCTGTTGTCTGCCCGCTATGTGCGCAACAACTTCTATAAATTATTGCAGGTACGCGCCCTTGTAACGGCCCAGGTTTACCTGGAAAAAGATGAGCTGACCAAAAAGAAATTCTTAGAAATTGAGAAGAGTTACCGGCAAAGTATCCCCGACGAAGCCAGTAATATATATGATGAAAACGATAAACCTGTTTTCATCGAAACGGTCAAGTATAATTGGCCGGTATCCTTACTGAATGCTGTCAGACGCAATGAAATCTATCGCTTCAGCTTCCGCGACAAATACGGCCTGGGTATGTATTACCCCGATAACCAGGGTAATTTCGTGGTAATCGTGACGGCCCGGAATGCCCAGGGCGAACAGACCTTGCAGTACCTGCTCTGGAGCCTCGTATGCATGGGCGTACTGGCTTTGCTGGTTATCTACCTGATGAGCCAGTGGTACGCCAGCAGGGCATTACAGCCTATACAGCGGATCAACCGCCAGGTGAAGAAAATCAGGGCCAGCAACCTGCACCTCCGGGTGAAACGCGGCAAAAACAAAGATGAGATCGATGACCTGGCACTCAATTTCAACGAACTGCTGGAACGCATTGAAAGCGCCTTTGAAATGCAACGCTCCTTTGTTTCCAATGCCAGTCACGAACTCCGTACACCGCTGACCACCATCATCGGGGAAATAGAGGTGACCATGCAAAAAGAGCGCACAGCGGCCGAATACCAGGAAACACTGGTTACCCTCCTGGACGAATCTGAAAAACTGAAAATTATTACCGACGGCCTCCTGCAGCTGACAAGGGTAGATGCCGTACTCAACCCGGCACAGGCGGAAACCATCCGCCTGGATGAACTGCTATGGGAGATGCAGTCTTTCTGGCAACAACAGCAGCCACCACTGGAGTTAAAGGTAAACCTCAAAGGCCTGCCGGAAGATCCTGCGGCCATGGCTATTCCCGGCAACCGGCAGCTACTGACGCTGGCTATTAATAATATTATCAGGAATGCCTTCAAGTTTTCCCACAATGCACCGGTAGACGCACGCCTCCAGGTAACCGATACCAACCTGGTGCTGTCTGTCAGCGATACGGGTATAGGCATCGCCCGGGAAGAAATGGAGAAAATCTTCCTGCCATTATACCGGGCCGGTAATGCACTGAGTTTCGGTGGCTATGGTATCGGCCTGGCCATGACCCAGAAGATATTGCAACTACACCAGGCTACCGTTACCGTCAGCAGCGTAGTAGGGGAAGGAACCACCTTCCATATCTTCTTTACCACTAACCAGAACGGCTAA
- a CDS encoding EamA family transporter: MWWIYALLSAFFAALTAIFAKIGVADISSNLATAIRTIVILVVAWGIVLARGEYKGTGSISRHSLIFLLLSGVATGLSWIFYFRAIQIGKVSQVAPVDKLSVALTIILSAVFLHESITWKTAIGAGLIITGTLVLILK, translated from the coding sequence ATGTGGTGGATATATGCACTGTTATCAGCTTTCTTTGCGGCGCTGACGGCCATTTTTGCCAAAATCGGCGTGGCCGACATCTCATCCAATCTGGCTACGGCCATACGTACTATTGTTATACTGGTGGTAGCCTGGGGGATTGTACTGGCGCGGGGAGAGTATAAGGGAACGGGGAGTATATCCAGGCATAGCCTGATTTTTCTGTTATTATCCGGGGTAGCTACCGGTTTATCCTGGATCTTTTATTTCCGGGCTATTCAGATCGGAAAGGTATCACAGGTAGCCCCGGTAGATAAACTGAGTGTAGCGTTGACAATAATTCTTTCTGCCGTGTTCCTGCATGAGAGCATTACCTGGAAAACCGCTATTGGTGCAGGATTGATTATTACAGGAACGCTGGTACTGATATTGAAATAA
- a CDS encoding efflux RND transporter periplasmic adaptor subunit — MQYSFKNFLPATVSIIAISGFLSSCGSKPAPEQQPVWALNDSMIHTLVIDTAATESVENQISLTGKISANEDKMARIFPMVSGIVKDVRVQAGDYVKAGQTLAIIKSPEMAGFTADQTISQSDMQTAKRNMDVAESFYKSGLNSQKEYEEAKSEYNKAVASYNKSKAIADINGGAHQSSYAVKAPVPGFIISKKGAENMQWRQDNNDPIFVVADLNDVWAMINVFESDIASIHVGDKVEMTTLSYPDKVFTGKIDKIYNVLDPDNKVMKARVVINNPGYILKPEMFVRIKAQRHSDTNLVSIPSRGIIFDKDKYFVLVLTDKKPGVAIREVKVSRTVEGRAFIASGLNPGDKVIASRQVFIYETLQDQQ; from the coding sequence ATGCAATATTCTTTTAAAAACTTTTTACCTGCAACTGTTTCTATTATAGCTATTTCTGGTTTTTTAAGCAGCTGCGGAAGCAAGCCTGCACCGGAACAGCAGCCTGTCTGGGCGCTAAACGATTCCATGATCCACACCCTGGTAATCGATACGGCCGCCACAGAATCGGTGGAAAATCAAATCTCACTGACTGGGAAGATCAGTGCCAACGAAGATAAGATGGCACGGATCTTCCCCATGGTGAGCGGTATCGTGAAAGATGTACGTGTACAGGCGGGCGACTATGTAAAAGCCGGTCAGACGCTGGCCATCATCAAGAGCCCTGAAATGGCAGGTTTCACCGCCGATCAGACCATCAGCCAGAGCGATATGCAAACGGCTAAACGCAATATGGACGTAGCAGAGTCCTTCTATAAAAGCGGCCTGAACTCCCAGAAAGAATACGAAGAAGCAAAAAGCGAATATAACAAGGCAGTAGCTTCCTATAATAAATCCAAAGCCATCGCAGATATCAACGGCGGCGCCCATCAGAGCAGCTATGCCGTGAAAGCACCGGTGCCAGGCTTTATTATCAGCAAGAAAGGAGCAGAAAACATGCAGTGGCGCCAGGATAACAACGATCCTATCTTCGTAGTGGCCGACCTCAACGATGTATGGGCCATGATCAACGTATTCGAATCCGATATCGCCAGTATTCATGTGGGTGATAAGGTGGAGATGACCACCCTCTCTTATCCCGACAAAGTTTTTACAGGAAAAATCGATAAGATCTACAATGTACTCGATCCAGATAATAAGGTAATGAAAGCAAGGGTAGTCATCAACAACCCTGGCTATATCCTCAAACCGGAGATGTTTGTCAGAATTAAAGCCCAGCGCCATTCCGACACCAACCTGGTCAGCATTCCTTCCCGCGGGATCATTTTTGATAAAGACAAATATTTTGTGCTGGTATTGACCGACAAAAAACCTGGTGTAGCCATCAGGGAAGTAAAGGTAAGCCGTACCGTTGAAGGCAGGGCCTTCATTGCTTCCGGGCTGAATCCTGGCGATAAGGTGATTGCCTCCCGCCAGGTATTCATCTATGAAACACTGCAGGACCAGCAGTAA
- a CDS encoding GNAT family N-acetyltransferase — protein sequence MRLTYRHAKIDDLHRIVEIYNTVIPGRMVTADTDPVTVESRHAWYYAHDDHRRPLWMIDDAEGNNIGWMSFQSFYGRPAYNGTVELSIYLDESARGKGYGKEILRYAIAVSPDYQVDTLLGFIFAHNVPSLKLFENIGFKEWAHLPDIAVLDGERRSLKILGYKI from the coding sequence ATGAGATTAACTTACAGACACGCAAAGATCGACGACCTGCACAGAATTGTGGAGATTTACAACACTGTTATTCCCGGCAGAATGGTAACCGCAGATACAGATCCTGTAACAGTAGAGAGCAGGCATGCCTGGTACTATGCACATGACGACCATCGCCGTCCGTTATGGATGATCGATGATGCGGAAGGAAACAATATCGGCTGGATGAGTTTTCAGTCATTCTATGGCCGCCCGGCCTATAACGGCACTGTTGAGTTAAGTATTTACCTGGATGAATCCGCGCGTGGCAAAGGTTATGGTAAGGAAATATTACGTTATGCCATTGCCGTTAGTCCGGACTACCAGGTTGATACATTATTGGGGTTTATCTTTGCGCATAACGTTCCAAGTCTGAAGTTATTTGAAAACATCGGCTTTAAGGAATGGGCGCACCTGCCAGACATTGCCGTGCTGGATGGAGAGCGCCGGAGTCTTAAAATTCTTGGTTATAAGATCTAA
- a CDS encoding GNAT family N-acetyltransferase: MHLPKIPAGELLLRPVKEKDTAALFRLFSNDQVTRYMDIGSFTNISEATQIISFFQEQQQKEEGFRMAITVVGHDELIGTCGFHNWKKIHYKAEIGYDLLPELWGKGIMTTAVAALIKFGFSDMDLNRIEAFVDPVNSPSERLLERLGFSREGLIRDAFFEKGSFVDANIFSLLRADHAREQIW, translated from the coding sequence ATGCACTTACCCAAGATCCCTGCCGGCGAGCTATTGCTACGGCCTGTTAAAGAGAAAGATACTGCAGCATTATTCAGGTTGTTTTCCAACGATCAGGTAACCCGGTATATGGATATCGGTTCCTTTACCAATATAAGTGAAGCTACCCAGATCATTTCTTTTTTTCAGGAACAGCAGCAGAAGGAAGAAGGTTTCAGGATGGCCATTACGGTTGTCGGGCATGATGAACTGATAGGCACCTGCGGGTTTCACAACTGGAAGAAAATCCATTACAAGGCTGAAATAGGTTACGATCTGTTGCCGGAATTATGGGGCAAGGGAATTATGACCACTGCTGTAGCGGCTTTGATAAAATTCGGGTTTTCAGATATGGACCTCAACAGAATAGAAGCCTTTGTGGACCCGGTGAATAGTCCCAGTGAGCGGTTACTGGAGCGATTGGGTTTCAGCAGGGAAGGATTAATACGCGATGCATTTTTTGAAAAGGGCAGCTTTGTAGATGCCAATATATTTAGCTTATTGAGAGCAGATCATGCCAGAGAGCAGATCTGGTAA
- a CDS encoding response regulator transcription factor, which yields MKILVIEDETKVGAFIKRGLEEHQHQVDVIMDGNNGQMVALQEDYDLIILDVMLPGINGISICKNLRGAAVQTPILMLTALNATHDIVDGLNSGADDYLAKPFHFSELLARINALSRRKSLFKPESMSLELADLKLDTNTKTAHREGKEIILTAKEYALLELFLKNTGKVLSRALIAESVWGLEFDTGTNTIDVYVNYLRNKIEKGFTGDKLIHTVVGMGYVMKLKS from the coding sequence ATGAAGATATTGGTAATAGAAGATGAAACTAAAGTCGGCGCCTTCATTAAACGTGGACTGGAAGAACATCAGCACCAGGTAGACGTCATCATGGATGGCAACAACGGACAAATGGTTGCCTTGCAGGAAGACTACGACCTGATCATCCTGGACGTCATGCTCCCTGGTATCAATGGTATCAGCATCTGCAAAAACCTCCGTGGAGCCGCCGTACAAACCCCCATTTTAATGTTGACCGCCCTCAATGCTACCCACGATATCGTGGATGGACTGAACTCAGGCGCTGATGATTATCTCGCCAAACCATTCCATTTTTCAGAATTGCTGGCCCGCATCAATGCGCTCAGCAGAAGGAAAAGTCTCTTTAAACCTGAGTCTATGTCGCTGGAACTGGCCGACCTCAAGCTGGATACCAACACCAAAACAGCCCACAGAGAAGGAAAAGAGATCATCCTGACCGCCAAAGAGTATGCCTTGCTGGAACTCTTTCTGAAAAATACCGGAAAAGTACTCTCCCGCGCCCTCATCGCAGAATCAGTATGGGGCCTGGAATTTGATACCGGTACCAATACCATAGACGTTTACGTGAACTATCTCCGTAATAAAATTGAGAAAGGATTTACTGGTGATAAACTGATCCATACGGTTGTAGGGATGGGTTATGTGATGAAATTAAAGAGTTAA